A region of the Ostrinia nubilalis chromosome 21, ilOstNubi1.1, whole genome shotgun sequence genome:
GATAGCTTGCGATCACAGCTCCGGGGTTTTCTTCACCTTCAGACTGTAAACACATTATTTAGaatattatatttgtatttcaaaatCGCGTTAAAAACGTACTAAACGCTCTACTTACCAGTAATCCTACGAAAAGTCCTAGACCAGATGCAATAAGTGCATTGATGTCAATTCCATCACCCTGAAATCATCAAAGTAAATTGGATttcctaaataatttaatagccTACTTCATTTTCTCCAGTAAAACTTTACTTACGCTGAGGTTTACAACTATACCACTAACTGTAGCCAAAAGAGATCCCAGATCAGACTGACCGTCttcctgaaaaaatattattatcacgtAAGTAAAGactgttttttttaacaaattaacaTTAGGTTTAGGCCTTCATAGAAAACTTACATCACCACTCAAAGACGCCAATAATCCCAAAATACCTCCACCCTGACCGTCTCCTTCAGGAGGTTCGTCTGAGAAATCATCGTCATCAGGCTCTTGGTCCGACGCCTTTGAATTGTCATCACCATTCTCTAAACTCTCTTCCTCTCCTTTATTCCGTTCTTCATCACCATTGTCGTCATCACCGttggaatcatcatcatcattagagTCTTCGCTATCCGAACTGTCTTCTTGGCTGTCCTCTTCGGTCTCTTGGCGTTGGAAAGGGGGCGGTTTTAAACCCTTTATTTCGTCAATCTCAATTTCATTGTCTTTAACGCTACGCCGAAGGATTAGGTGGCCTTGGTTGTATGCCAGTATTTCTCGCATTATGTTTCGTAGAAATGGCTGCAATTTAAGAAAAAAGTGTCAAATTTTATAGTATCGCTTAATTAAGcgtaattaataataacaagtCATTAAAAAGTAGTTAATGTttcttaattaaattgatatggATTTTACTTACCTCAATTAATGCAGGTGCATGTATTTCTTTACGTGCTCACTCAAAACAATGTGAAGTCtccaacattttccatttgCTAGGTGCACTCACACACAAAAACATGTGCATTATTATTTGTGTATTGTGCAATAATATGTGCATTAAAAaccgtaaaataataaaaataaaaataccgttTACCGTTTTTGGGAAATATAAGAGCCACCATAGTAATGTGCTGTGTGAAGCTAAGGTGTGAAGGTGAAAGTAGGTAAAAGTACGCGACGAACCTCAAGAAGACCAGAAATAAAAGCGTATTTAATCGGACCCAATCAAAAAAGTTTGAAACTGGGGTTGCTGTTGTAAAGATTTAAAAACTTACAGTGGCCCCACTAGAACTAGGGAACAGGGCTCCAGCCAGCCGTAGCAGGCTCAGAATGTTGCTGCCTCCAGTGGAGGAAGTTTGCATGGGCTCGCTGAACACGGCGTCGTCatcatcgtcgtcgtcgtcgaagGGGTCCAGCGTGCTGGTGGAAGGTGGAGGAGACACGTCCTCGGGTGATTTTGACAACTGGAAGATAAGGTGATtggttaatttaaaagtaatgaGTAAACTGCTTCCACGTGGTGCAAAAAGTTCGACATAGCGGTTGGACCACGGGTAGGGAGTGCTGTTGACTCCTAGATTATTTCAATGACAATTTATTAGCATCAATATTTTTCTTCCGATTTGctcttgaaaaatatttttctatacctattgtaggtactcgtactttgattaaattcgttgcgggtttTAAGACAGTAACTTTCTTATTGATATCCACCCTCAGGAGTCGATACTACTCAAtggtaattaatttgtaaaaaatttCTTCGTACATTATTGTTGGTGTTGCAGTGTTTACTTACTTAGGATAATAAAGTCATTTTACCTATGTAACCTATAATATACTACTATTACATACGGTTGAGTAGCTATGGCCGCTAAGTATCGTAGCGTATGCATTCGAGCGTACAGTGTCACTGTTAAATTTAATAGCACTTGTTAAGTACTCGTTATGCCAAAGCGAAAAGCGGTTCTTTCGCAATAAAGTTTAACATGCAAAAACTATAATGTACTTCAAACTGGTTGCTGCCAAGTACACTTTAATGCAGTCAAATTCCGAACCGAATATGTCTAAAAGTTTCGCATTTGGTCATTGGATTTCCGTTTAATTTCCTTCTTGACTCTACCACTGCATCTATTGCTAAGTCCAACCAAGTAGTGTGTTAAGTAGTTccaggaaaaataaaaaaaatatatcggATCTTCAATGAGATAAGATAAACGACAGAAGTAAGGGATTAAAGGCTTTGACTAACAGGGTTGGCACGAGCGTGGTTGGTGCATTGGAAAGATATCGATTCATAAGTTTAAAACATTCCTGAAAGGTTTTAGTTTGgttattttacttcaatggtAATATTTATCTTTCTCTATCGTTTTTATCCGCGGTTGAAATTTAAATCCTCATGCTAGAGTCACATCAGTGTgagtaaaacaatataaaaaattaaaacttacCGAATCACTACTCCCCTCAGGCACGGCTGATTCCTTCGGAAAGTCAAGTTCATTTTCGGCGTAGCCTCGCCTTCTTCTTTCTCCAGCTGGCACACAGAACGCGTTCCCTAGCAGGCACAGAACCCAGAGCGTCGCCACGTGTCGTCTGCACTCCATTGTCACTGCCACTGGAATAACTGAGCAGAAATATTCTCTCGAATAAAGAAGGTTCTAAACTAGCACCCATTAGAGGAACAGGAATGCTGTTGAGTTGTAGGTGATTAGGAAATGTGCACATTAGCTGGCGCCTTATGTGATTGCGAAATTGCGCGTTCTTATACTTAAAATCATCATTAATGAGCCTTTATTAAGATCCACCTGACAATTCCAGTACTTTGGCGCCGGATTAAATTAgttcattaattaaatattaagtgATGAATGACTTATCTAAATGACGAATTCCAATGTAAAAAGTGGTTAATTTGaattaggtaattttaaaagatCAAATCGTCTGAGAAATAAACTGATTcatcaaaaaatacttttgcacttacgtcaaaaaatctatagtAAACTTACGTAAAGGAAAAGAAAGTTTTGTTAATAATTTACTTACCTATATTTTAGATTTCGATATGTTGATAGAGTTTGGATGAGACACCTGTGTGACTAGATGCGGTCCTATCAGTAGGCTGCCACTGATTGGCGCGGTCTAGGCCGCAAGGAGTATCTTATAACAAAACTGGGTTCCGCTCGCGACTACAGGCtgatgtattttgtttttcacaCACTCAAAAAAAAACacctaatttataaaatatagtttTCATATCCTTTAATATCAGAATACGAGAAAACGGTTAGCAAATCGTGTAGTTTAGTTGGTAGAAGTACTAGCAGTATTAGGTACTTCCGAGAAATTCTTGACTTTTTCGTTTCTTATCATCTAAAATCGTCTATGAAAATACCTACCCCAAAttgctaaaaatattattgaccAAATTAACTCGCCACCTACATAAGACCTTTAGGAAGTAGAGTCGCATTATTGAATGAGTGTTTTTTGTGATGATCCCTTTATAATTTTGGAAGCGCATTAATTTTCATATCCTCAGTAAGAAGCCTTATGAGATATCTACCAATGTAAATTTTCAATAAGACACCTCAATAGCTAGAATAAGATCAGCCTGTAGAGCCAGGCATGAGGCGCGAAGGTCCGGCGCAGGCTCAAATTAGCCGATACTGCGCTTGCGCCACTCGAGTTGCCAAACCGTCGTGTCGCTTCATCCGCCAGCCTCCTACTTCCGTCACTTCCACTGCTGAGTAAACATGACATAAGTACACCACCTTTTCGGTGAACGGGATTATAAtagcatagaaaaaacttttaatagttATAAGAGAGACTCCTAAAAAGTGCAAACAATTTTTAAACCACCCACGAGTGATATAGTCAGTGCTAGCTTGCCAAGTGCCATGCTATAGCTAAAATTAGGGTCTACCTATTCCATTTTGATCACCCAGTGATTATTTCGCAAATTAGGTAAAATgactatgaaataaaaaaatatatcgtaGGTACAAATGTTTATTTCATTACACATGATCa
Encoded here:
- the LOC135082472 gene encoding uncharacterized protein LOC135082472, encoding MECRRHVATLWVLCLLGNAFCVPAGERRRRGYAENELDFPKESAVPEGSSDSLSKSPEDVSPPPSTSTLDPFDDDDDDDDAVFSEPMQTSSTGGSNILSLLRLAGALFPSSSGATPFLRNIMREILAYNQGHLILRRSVKDNEIEIDEIKGLKPPPFQRQETEEDSQEDSSDSEDSNDDDDSNGDDDNGDEERNKGEEESLENGDDNSKASDQEPDDDDFSDEPPEGDGQGGGILGLLASLSGDEDGQSDLGSLLATVSGIVVNLSGDGIDINALIASGLGLFVGLLSEGEENPGAVIASYLLTSLDTLTGGGAQNNGAFFGNLVSKLVKGTSAAGDPDASSEEGGGMQMADSAGFFLSLVMSLLGDMSKSSSGGSSHPWRRYLDERNLRFEKNMKR